One window from the genome of Nomascus leucogenys isolate Asia chromosome 12, Asia_NLE_v1, whole genome shotgun sequence encodes:
- the TEX50 gene encoding testis-expressed protein 50 has translation MSNQRQSLIFSLLFICFFRESFCICDGTIWTKVGWEILPEEVHYWKVTGSPSHHLPYLLDKLCCHFANMDIFQGCLYLIYNLLQAVFFILFFLSVHYLWTKWKKHQKKLKNQASLEKPGNDLDSPFINNIDQTLHGVATTSSVIYKILGYHPSSKKIKHCKLKKSKEEGARRY, from the exons ATGTCTAATCAAAGACAATCGCTgattttttctctgttgtttatcTGCTTTTTCAGGGAGAGTTTCTGCATTTGTGATGGAACTATCTGGACAAAGGTTGGATGGGAGATTCTTCCAGAAGAAGTACATTATTGGAAAGTTACGGGTTCTCCATCTCACCATCTGCCTTATCTTCTGGATAAACTATGCTGCCACTTTGCTAACATGGATATATTTCAGGGTTGTTTATatctcatttataatttattacaagctgtctttttcatcttattttttttgtctgtgcATTACCTGTGGACGAAATGGAAGAAACACCAAAAAAAG ctGAAAAACCAAGCCTCCTTAGAAAAACCTGGTAATGATCTAGACAGCCCATTCATCAACAACATTGACCAAACACTCCATGGAGTGGCAACCACATCATCAGTGATATACAAGATCTTGGGGTACCATCCTTCCTCTAAGAAAATTAAGCACTGCAAATTAAAGAAGAGTAAAGAAGAAGGAGCCAGAAGATACTAA